The Linepithema humile isolate Giens D197 chromosome 2, Lhum_UNIL_v1.0, whole genome shotgun sequence genome has a segment encoding these proteins:
- the LOC136998258 gene encoding antifreeze protein Maxi-like isoform X2: MISALWGPMADRFDICERMRMEDDILMMNEESLLNGDVDVDVDLITAHSVAARSVAARSVAVRDVAAGSVAAGPVAAGPVAAGPVAAGPVAAGSVAARSVAARSVAVRDVAAGLVAAGPVAADSVAAGSVAAGSVAAGSVAAGPVAAGSMSKQNRQDYRPRGRAAGARRQQERFMKFLYQLSMAPHHWGRHRGRGRGRRNN; the protein is encoded by the exons ATGATCTCTGCCCTGTGGGGACCTATGGCGGACCGCTTCGACATTTGTGAACGCATGAGGATGGAGGACGAT atacTAATGATGAACGAAGAATCGCTCCTCAACGGCgatgtcgacgtcgacgtcgatttAATCACCGCCCATTCCGTCGCCGCCCGTTCCGTTGCCGCCCGTTCCGTTGCCGTCCGGGACGTGGCTGctggttccgtcgccgccggtcccgtcgccgccggtcccgtcgccgccggtcccgtcgccgccggtcccgtcgccgccggttccgtcgccgcccgttccgtcgccgcccgtTCCGTTGCCGTCCGGGACGTGGCCGCCGGTctcgtcgccgccggtcccgttGCCGCTGATTCCGTCGCCGctggttccgtcgccgccggttccgtcgccgccggttccgtcgccgccggtcccgtcgccgcTGGTTCAATGTCGAAACAAAACAgacaag attatAGACCGAGAGGTAGAGCCGCAGGAGCTCGCCGACAGCAGGAacgatttatgaaatttttatatcagctatccatggCACCACATCACTGGGGCAGACACAGGGGAAGAGGCAGAGGAAGAAG aaacaaTTAA
- the LOC136998258 gene encoding antifreeze protein Maxi-like isoform X1 produces MISALWGPMADRFDICERMRMEDDVSNSFNIVNILLTNKINTIKLQILMMNEESLLNGDVDVDVDLITAHSVAARSVAARSVAVRDVAAGSVAAGPVAAGPVAAGPVAAGPVAAGSVAARSVAARSVAVRDVAAGLVAAGPVAADSVAAGSVAAGSVAAGSVAAGPVAAGSMSKQNRQDYRPRGRAAGARRQQERFMKFLYQLSMAPHHWGRHRGRGRGRRNN; encoded by the exons ATGATCTCTGCCCTGTGGGGACCTATGGCGGACCGCTTCGACATTTGTGAACGCATGAGGATGGAGGACGATGTAAGTAACtcctttaatattgttaatattttattaacaaataaaattaatacaataaaattgcagatacTAATGATGAACGAAGAATCGCTCCTCAACGGCgatgtcgacgtcgacgtcgatttAATCACCGCCCATTCCGTCGCCGCCCGTTCCGTTGCCGCCCGTTCCGTTGCCGTCCGGGACGTGGCTGctggttccgtcgccgccggtcccgtcgccgccggtcccgtcgccgccggtcccgtcgccgccggtcccgtcgccgccggttccgtcgccgcccgttccgtcgccgcccgtTCCGTTGCCGTCCGGGACGTGGCCGCCGGTctcgtcgccgccggtcccgttGCCGCTGATTCCGTCGCCGctggttccgtcgccgccggttccgtcgccgccggttccgtcgccgccggtcccgtcgccgcTGGTTCAATGTCGAAACAAAACAgacaag attatAGACCGAGAGGTAGAGCCGCAGGAGCTCGCCGACAGCAGGAacgatttatgaaatttttatatcagctatccatggCACCACATCACTGGGGCAGACACAGGGGAAGAGGCAGAGGAAGAAG aaacaaTTAA